The following are encoded in a window of Pecten maximus chromosome 17, xPecMax1.1, whole genome shotgun sequence genomic DNA:
- the LOC117315093 gene encoding uncharacterized protein LOC117315093 — MFSKWTFLVILALVVFSGVDSRRRNRKRSRSKAQTDAKTTTDPTMAKRQRMIDMRESLADSLTTDRVKVFLLDSGSPTLVKGRAAIRRMSARHEEMTSTQVLRLMQLLETRIRAIDSAIRSDTQKTTKSVTQSARRTTTSPRRELQVPSNRASVRPRTEVAQRLLVNGRLRSPSRSIGRIAMPSTSETVDRGRFNVPRTRTSESIQRASGTSSQISNRRSFSSSRVSPSFEERLRHSQRSSRPNGIADVDRRRVNIRNGASVGSPSGINIQAISRSVEPVRNTNIVDSLTDAGETQSTGRRQEPPWTDNDLRNRAPNTPFRDFLTSSRHTSQIKSRTGISGKTLQQEVITITEKAGEVGGSIRNTKLKLTTNQPSKTPNKLSKANSHANSSKKDNPVTLTLSEEAISPSILPQTSHTDQPLTKPLSTEASRINHAPSNAEPSTMETADKKIINPTEGPVQNSPQEEPSNPVLSVPVKPKTTKDILTQLPVEPTASVHVNKVEPASTSIPVTKIESPSKNVDGRVQTKITQKSGNSHEPTSLSSDPKILHTKEVPESPSLFASETVSSKTSMVTTKEQSSNNVETQMKQKTVDVKSTNILPTKEIPATQTSLTEQQTNAQIPSPEISAPLSTVDTPRPTQSKNKVNTPSTTTISKVEPTILTQLQEMISKHKEQEILRTGSPASHEEQMRIIKQILSEAAGSPNNAPVIQTTTQAPMNQILQLLQAHKSKAAPTVPVPSPSSASSLLNNVMSMLQAHEARTTVATRTAHVNKAPFNPQQPHFPVHTMMQHHRVVDPYEQQRMAMMSQMGNPMAGMFGGMMGYMNPEMMQEMMFGDTTDAPDPVKPHEESHKKNEEQEGITAAPTTRAPTTTTVTMAQPLRHRTPMKLRPHHHTVHEPQLYHPETRPTAAGSWKEMDVAYLNSKRGEPPHSESLSVLKQKHHPMHTSLSDSQIRNQHRHKEEFLEAQEVSRRPDALDKESHKRKGSIDHNMLVKIKSSIDRALKSAGIDKYVELVLTNEKVTQPSAQKPTTGNQLLDRIRASIEKSLKAAGIWENVKVVLKSRNTEKNKMPLVTKAPAIPTKSVLRPTDPSLITQEGSLVTDIQTNPTTNIVDNAMHGGMSFLSYSERPAKIPADSSNHVFVQNNASPRKLKEKTKSHPFDSLMIGQITTPSPNNYGPTAKNLPQNVELIGGFSRESNPQEQGNSLTNDINKLHNNHGNGWKMIPMKDHSAGINTAGKKGNNVISIPNNQFMGVPTPPPPPPPPMNRNQFVHRPQTTGRVSHNTETKMIDVLPKYTNPTQISEKEAIVNKLIQSLSGSKHSDLINTLSKYLNGHQDKPIINEKKQELPQSSGTGWQRSVTGTKTATLTSEKHKSKDITNAVPSQILVLSQAPNGMHPSQNHIISSPLEPMKSNDKVFLNMNARPENHHDSTAKDVVINPNTIISKDISETSPDQVLVQPVSLPSQNTKANPVSQQQNIAQSVEAILPTVVPSSGPRMIRKGSFSGAQLFRRQKPLDPSRMESSPEPQNKQLTDDAWYRKERAPTLEEIPATQPKMSTRA; from the exons AGAAGCAGATCAAAAGCACAGACTGACGCAAAGACTACAACAGATCCCACCATGGCTAAACGTCAACGAATGATTGATATGCGTGAATCATTAGCCGATAGTCTGACTACAGACAGGGTCAAGGTGTTTCTGCTAGACAGTGGGAGTCCAACGCTGGTAAAAGGAAGGGCGGCCATACGACGCATGTCTGCGAGACACGAGGAAATGACGTCAACACAGGTATTGCGCCTTATGCAGTTATTAGAGACAAGAATAAGAGCTATAGACTCTGCTATAAGGTCTGATACGCAAAAAACTACAAAAAGTGTGACACAATCTGCAAGAAGAACTACCACTTCCCCACGTCGTGAACTACAAGTACCATCTAACCGTGCATCAGTAAGGCCTAGGACTGAGGTTGCTCAGCGTCTCCTGGTGAATGGTCGTCTTCGCTCTCCTTCTAGATCTATTGGAAGAATAGCAATGCCATCTACTTCAGAGACTGTCGATCGCGGTCGATTTAATGTTCCACGTACTCGAACAAGTGAAAGTATTCAAAGAGCTTCTGGGACATCAAGCCAGATTTCTAATAGACGATCATTTTCTTCTTCTCGTGTTTCGCCTTCGTTCGAGGAAAGATTACGGCATTCACAGAGGTCATCCCGTCCTAACGGTATTGCGGATGTGGATAGAAGGAGAGTTAATATTCGTAATGGAGCTAGTGTCGGATCTCCGAGCGGAATCAATATTCAAGCGATATCAAGATCTGTGGAACCTGTGAGAAATACGAACATAGTCGATTCATTAACGGATGCTGGTGAAACACAGTCAACAGGCAGAAGACAAGAACCTCCATGGACTGATAATGATTTACGAAACAGAGCCCCAAACACTCCTTTCAGAGATTTTTTAACGTCATCAAGACATACTAGCCAAATAAAATCAAGAACTGGTATTTCTGGCAAAACCCTTCAGCAGGAAGTCATTACTATTACCGAGAAAGCTGGTGAGGTAGGTGGATCGATCAGAAACACTAAGTTGAAACTAACAACTAACCAACCATCTAAAACACCTAACAAACTTAGTAAAGCTAATTCTCACGCTAATTCCTCTAAAAAGGACAACCCAGTGACACTGACTCTTTCTGAAGAAGCCATATCACCGTCTATATTACCCCAAACCTCTCATACAGATCAACCTTTAACAAAACCATTGTCAACAGAGGCCTCACGTATTAACCATGCTCCATCCAACGCGGAACCAAGCACAATGGAAACAGCTGACAAGAAAATAATAAACCCTACAGAAGGACCAGTACAAAATTCACCACAGGAGGAACCTAGCAATCCCGTTTTGTCAGTGCCAGTGAAACCAAAGACAACCAAAGACATCTTAACCCAACTCCCAGTAGAACCGACCGCATCTGTGCATGTAAATAAAGTAGAGCCAGCGTCAACATCCATTCCAGTTACCAAAATAGAAAGTCCCTCTAAAAATGTTGATGGAAGAGttcaaacaaaaattacacaGAAGTCTGGTAATTCTCATGAACCAACATCGCTTTCTTCTGATCCGAAAATTTTGCATACGAAAGAAGTTCCGGAATCACCATCGCTATTTGCCAGCGAGACAGTTTCAAGTAAGACATCAATGGTTACGACGAAAGAGCAATCATCTAATAATGTAGAAACGCAAATGAAGCAAAAAACGGTTGACGTTAAATCAACAAATATTCTACCTACCAAAGAAATTCCAGCGACACAAACGTCATTGACGGAGCAGCAAACAAATGCACAGATTCCAAGTCCAGAAATATCGGCACCACTTAGTACAGTTGATACTCCTAGGCCTACTCAAAgtaaaaataaagtaaatacaCCGTCAACAACGACTATTTCTAAAGTAGAACCAACGATACTAACACAACTTCAAGAAATGATATCGAAGCACAAGGAACAGGAAATTCTAAGAACTGGATCACCTGCATCTCATGAAGAACAAATGAGGATTATAAAGCAGATACTTTCAGAAGCTGCTGGCTCCCCGAATAATGCACCAGTTATTCAGACAACAACCCAGGCACCTATGAATCAAATTTTGCAACTGCTTCAAGCCCACAAGAGTAAGGCAGCCCCTACAGTTCCGGTTCCTTCGCCATCATCGGCTTCTTCACTCTTAAACAATGTTATGTCCATGCTTCAAGCTCATGAAGCACGAACAACAGTTGCAACAAGAACAGCGCATGTAAACAAAGCACCGTTTAATCCTCAACAGCCTCACTTTCCTGTTCATACTATGATGCAGCACCACAGAGTTGTGGATCCATATGAACAACAACGAATGGCAATGATGAGTCAAATGGGAAATCCTATGGCCGGGATGTTTGGAGGAATGATGGGATATATGAATCCGGAAATGATGCAGGAAATGATGTTCGGAGATACCACCGACGCCCCGGATCCGGTTAAACCCCACGAAGAAAGTCATAAAAAGAATGAGGAACAGGAAGGAATTACTGCCGCGCCTACAACTCGAgcaccaacaactacaacagtaaCAATGGCACAGCCACTACGTCATCGAACACCAATGAAATTACGACCACATCATCATACAGTGCATGAACCACAGTTATACCACCCGGAAACAAGACCTACAGCAGCAGGTTCATGGAAGGAAATGGATGTTGCATACTTGAACAGCAAACGCGGTGAACCACCTCATTCCGAGTCTCTATCTGTTTTGAAACAGAAGCATCACCCAATGCATACATCTTTATCAGACTCGCAGATCAGAAACCAGCACAGGCACAAAGAGGAATTTCTCGAGGCACAAGAGGTAAGCAGAAGACCTGACGCACTGGATAAAGAATCGCACAAAAGGAAAGGTTCTATTGATCATAATATGCTGGTTAAAATCAAGTCATCTATTGACAGAGCTTTGAAATCAGCGGGCATAGATAAATATGTTGAACTTGTGCTAACAAATGAAAAAGTAACACAGCCATCGGCACAAAAACCAACAACTGGAAACCAATTATTAGATAGAATAAGGGCTTCCATAGAAAAATCATTAAAGGCCGCAGGAATCTGGGAGAATGTGAAAGTAGTTTTAAAATCAAGAAATACAGAAAAGAACAAAATGCCTCTTGTGACCAAGGCACCTGCGATACCCACAAAGTCAGTTCTCAGACCTACAGACCCTTCACTGATAACACAAGAGGGTAGTCTCGTGACCGATATTCAGACTAATCCTACGACAAATATTGTAGATAACGCGATGCACGGAGGAATGAGTTTTCTATCCTATTCCGAAAGACCAGCAAAGATACCAGCTGATTCCTCAAACCATGTTTTTGTTCAGAATAATGCAAGTCCACGCAAGTTAAAGGAAAAGACCAAATCTCATCCGTTCGACTCACTCATGATAGGCCAAATTACTACACCATCACCGAACAATTACGGACCGACCGCGAAGAATTTACCACAAAATGTAGAACTTATTGGGGGATTTTCACGAGAGTCTAATCCGCAGGAACAGGGGAACTCTTTAACCAATGATATTAATAAACTTCACAATAACCATGGAAACGGATGGAAGATGATTCCAATGAAAGATCATTCAGCAGGGATAAATACTGCAGGCAAGAAAGGGAATAACGTTATTTCAATACCAAATAATCAGTTTATGGGTGTACCAACACCACCACCTCCCCCGCCACCACCTATGAATAGAAATCAATTCGTCCATAGACCACAGACGACCGGACGTGTGTCACATAATACGGAGACAAAAATGATTGATGTTCTACCAAAGTATACAAATCCTACGCAAATTTCGGAAAAAGAAGCTATTGTCAATAAACTCATACAATCTCTATCAGGCTCAAAGCATAGCGATCTGATTAATACGCTTAGCAAATATCTGAATGGGCATCAGGACAAACCAATAATAAACGAGAAAAAGCAGGAACTTCCACAATCCTCTGGGACGGGATGGCAAAGATCAGTAACAGGTACCAAAACGGCGACTTTAACGTCAGAGAAACACAAAAGCAAGGATATAACAAACGCTGTTCCATCTCAAATCCTTGTTCTGTCACAGGCTCCCAACGGAATGCACCCTTCTCAAAACCATATAATATCTTCACCGTTAGAACCAATGAAATCCAATGACAAAGTATTTCTTAATATGAATGCTAGGCCTGAAAATCATCATGACTCAACGGCAAAAGATGTTGTGATTAATCCGAACACAATCATTAGCAAGGACATATCAGAAACATCACCGGATCAAGTGTTAGTGCAACCAGTGTCTTTACCATCTCAAAATACAAAAGCAAATCCGGTTAGTCAACAACAAAATATCGCCCAAAGCGTGGAAGCTATCCTTCCTACGGTTGTGCCATCAAGCGGACCTAGGATGATACGTAAAGGTAGCTTTTCCGGAGCACAGCTATTTCGACGACAGAAACCGCTTGATCCCTCGCGTATGGAAAGTAGTCCTGAACCTCAGAATAAACAACTGACCGACGATGCATGGTATCGCAAGGAGAGGGCTCCAACACTGGAGGAGATACCAGCGACTCAGCCGAAG ATGTCGACTAGGGCTTGA